Part of the Penaeus vannamei isolate JL-2024 chromosome 17, ASM4276789v1, whole genome shotgun sequence genome is shown below.
TCATTCTATTCAGCGCTTCCCTCGAATTTAAAATCCGAGGTAACTCTCATGCCATTGTTTTATTAGGCGAGCTTTAGGCCTATGCGCTAGAGTTTCTGACCTGATACCTCTCCGTTGAGAATGAAGTGAATTAAATTCCATCAGTTTTTGATGAAAGTCTGAataaggggtagagagggagagggagagagagagagagagagagagagagagagagagagagagagagagagagagagagagagagagagagagagagagagaaagagagagatgaatataaagtaaaaatagataaaatatatatataggcaaaaggGCAGACGAAGaagtagttggatagatagatagagggagagagagagagagagagagagagagagagagagagagagagagagagagagagagagagagagagagagagagagcaacagatacttagatatatatacatacatatatacatatctatttatatataaatattatataaataaatatatatgtatatatttttacatatctatatccatgtatctatctatctatctacctatctatctatctatctatctatctatctatctatctatctatctatctatctatatatatatatatatatatatatatatatatatatatatatatatatatatacatatatatacacatgtgtgtgtgtgcgtgtgtgttcatatatatacatatattatatatatatatatatatatatatatatatatatatatatatatatatatatatatatatatatatatgtatgtatatatatatatatatatatatatatatatatatatatatatatatatatatatatatatatatatatatatatatatatatatatatatatatatgtatatatatatagatagatagatagatacataaacagatgaagatatagatataagcatgcatttacatatatatgtttatacacacacacacacacacacacacacacacacacatatatacatatatatatatatatatatatatatacacatatattcagacatatatatatatatatatatatatatatatatatatatatatatataataatatatatatatatatatatatatatatatatatatatatatatatatatatatatatatatgaacacaagcataaacactataacgtgtacataaaaatgaaaatgaaattagccacactGAGAAAGTAAATATGCGTGATGTTTAAAtcaccagaggaaacagctgcatCGCGCCTATAACACCCGAGCCTTGTTTACCCAAGTAACTCAGTCCCCCTCGAGCAAATCTGGCGAATTCACCCCCTtggtcacggccggaagaactgacactccaaaatacagaagcaggcacatGCCAAGACCAcgagtcgctggataaaaggacgtggggtcacacctttacctcccccaataaacctGCTCCACGCCCccaacttacatatatatatatatatatatatatatatatatatatatatatatatatatatatatatatatatatatatatacacacacatatacactcctgGACAAAATTAACCGGCTACCTTAAGAATTTTCGTCAAATCCTATTTCCTTTTCCAATAACTCAGTACTGAATCAAGCCAGATGATATGGATGAATTGTAAACAATTCATTATCAAGTGAATTTTAAACGTATCAAGCTTATTTCTAACacgttttctatttatattttatatatatattttttactctaAAAGTTACAATTAAGTTTAGAATTttttggctaacttgaggattaAAAACTCCAGAAATCCTCTTTTGTATGAAGCCTCGCTTTCAGTGGGATTCCTGGTGCCTGGATACAGCTGATTACTTACTCATTGAGCACTTTCCAGCGATTTCCATTTTTCGTcgaatttattgcattttttctggatttttcagATAAGTATAGATTTTCACCAATAGCTTCATGTTTTTTGAAGCTACAGTTTGCTTAAAATTGACCGACTTATTACCTAAAAACATTTTTGTGTGTCTAGGCCTTTTTAATATGGAATTGGGTTTGTTTTAGAACATGGCTTCTGTACCTAAACTGAGCAtggaagacagagtgagagttgTTGTACTTCATGAAGAGGGAAACAGCTGCAACAAAGTAGCCCAGAAAATGAAAGTTGCAAGATCTACAATGCAGGCAATAATGAAGAAACACACAGAATCTGATACACGAAAGGAtagggaaggcagaggaaggaaaaaaagaacagacagaTATGACGTCATCATTATATCGGCTTTGAGAAACAGAAGGCAAGCATCGAATTCACAGCCAAATGAGCTCAGAGAAACTTTCAACACTGAAGTAAGTGCAAGGACAGTCAGAAGAAAGTGGCCTGAAGTGCTACAGAGCCAAGAAAACACCAATGTTGACTGACAAGGCAAGGAAGAAAAGGTTAGATTGGGCAGCTAAGCACAAGGACTATGACTGGGGCAAAGTTGGTTTCAGTGATGAAAGCAGATTTTGTTAATTTAGTGACAGGCCTGTTTTGgttagaaggaggaaaggaaaagaaaaccttCCTGAATGCCTAAACCCCACAGTAAAACATGGAGGTGGTGGCATAATGGTGTTGGGGCATCATTACAAGAAAAGGTGTTGGTCGTTTCTTTAAGGTTGCTGGGACTTTCAATGGGGATTATTACATAAAAATCCTTAAATACTGTGGTGTACCATCTCTTCGCCATCATTTCAATCAGGGAGAAGCAATCTTTCAAGAGGATAATACTCCCTGACACAAACTGTAGCttcaaagcacaaaaaaaaacataaagctaTTGATGAAAATCTGTA
Proteins encoded:
- the LOC138864674 gene encoding uncharacterized protein, with translation MASVPKLSMEDRVRVVVLHEEGNSCNKVAQKMKVARSTMQAIMKKHTESDTRKDREGRGRKKRTDRYDVIIISALRNRRQASNSQPNELRETFNTEVSARTVRRKWPEVLQSQENTNVD